Part of the Scyliorhinus torazame isolate Kashiwa2021f chromosome 8, sScyTor2.1, whole genome shotgun sequence genome, cgggggtagatccctgcctgctggctccgcccagtaggtggagtataaatgtgtgtgctcatcgagctgcagccatttcggcagcagctgcgggaggctacacatctctgcgtaataaagtctcgattactctctactcacgtctcgtcgtaattgatagtgcatcacaaggCAATTGCTGCAATGTCAAAGGAAGAAGGATGAAGTGGAACAAGCTATCTCATCTGTGACCAGGAACGCAATAGTTAAACGAGCAGAACATAATGCAAAACAGATTCTTCACTTTACTGCCAATTTCTCATTTCTACAGGCTTGAATTCCTCAGTTTATGCAATCCAATTTGAAATATTTTGCGAGAAATACACAAAATATGAATCACAAAAACATGTTTCTTTCTCACTGATTTGTTAACTAATTGCCACACAAGACACTGGCATTTCCAAAAGACGTTTTGCGCAGAATGTAATTACAGGAATGTTTACAATAATGTTCTTGTGAGAAGTGGCATTTAAAGTGAAAATGACATACGCATTGCATTTCATATAGCCACCATTAGCAATGACATTAGATGCTAATACCCACTGGCATTCATCAGCTGTCAAACTCTACTGTTTTTCAGGTAGCTTCTAAGTGTCTGGTCGTGTCCTATGAGCACTTTCCATATCTGAAGCAACTGGTAAAGTGATTCACTTCTGCTGTGGAATAGATTCCCCAAAGTGAGAAGTAATTGTTCTGTCAAGCAAGAGAAATTATTGTACATTGAGCAAGCACTGTACGGTAAGGATTTTAAGACTGGTTCCATGGGAGCAGTACTTCTCACAATACCAATTGTGATCGCTAAACTCTTAGATTTATCTACAAGCAAGGGTGGAACTTTTGAGGTGTGACACATGAGAGCATGGGAACCAGAGGAGCCAGGAAAGGATGTGCCGATATGAGTGTGACATTTATTGGGGATGAATACACGCGTTTTAGTGTTTTGAAAGAGTTGGAAGCCTGTGGGGGTTTATGTCTGGGAATTAATTCTCGCGATGCCGGAGAATCTAAGTGATAAagtcatggggtgggattctccgaccccccgccgggtcggagaattcgccgggggctggcgtgaatcccgttccTGCATGCcggcaaattctccggcaccggatattcggcagggggcaggaatcgcgccgtgccggttggcgggccgcccccggcgattctccggcccgcgatgggccgaagtcccgctgctgtcatgccagtcccgccggcgtgaatcaaaccacctaccttactggcaggaCTGGCGACGTgggcggggctccggggtcctggtggggggcgcggggtgatctggccccgtggggggtgcccccacagtggcctgtcccgcgatcggggcccaccgatccgcgggtgggcctgtgccgtgggggcactcttttccctccgcctcggccataacATTCAccgtggccgacgcggaagagaccccccccccccgctgcgcatgcgcggggatgacatcagcagctgctgacgctcccgcacatgcgcggacttccaccggcaggcaaagtcctttcggccccagctggcgtggcgccaaaggccttccacgccagcaggtggagcggaaaccactccggcgcaggcctagcccctcacggtgagggcttggcccctaaaggtgcggagaaatccgcatctttggggcagcccgacgccggagtggttcccgccactccatcccgccgggacccccccgccccgccgggtaggggagaatcctggccatgaagTGGAGTTTCAGCCACAGAATGGAAGAAGTAAGGACAGGGCAATAAGGGAAGCATAGCAGCACTAAAGTAGGTTTTGTAACAAAGTGGGTGTAGATTTAGTATCAAACAGAACACGGAGGTTACATTACACTTCAGCAATCAGGGGAACTAGGATTAAAAACATGGAGGTGAATGGCTTCAACACTGTGGGTGTCAACTGGAATTTGTTTTCATCCATTCAACTTGTGGCCTCTATATCAAATAGGGAAGTTGAGACTGGGGCAACCATCTTTGTTTCAGCGGAAGAGGCATCGATGTAGACTTGGGCATATCGACACATAACTCAAAGCTGATCAGACTTTGAAATGTTACCGAGCGGCAAAGTATAGATAATGAATGCTGGTCTAGAATGTGATTTGAGTTTGTGAAAGGGATTCTTCTAAAACAACATGATTTCCTTAAACAGTGATTTTTCCAAAGAATTGGAAGTGATAGAATGAAGAATTATTAATGTTGTCAAAAGTAAAATTTAATCGCCTAACTTGTTTACAGTCTCACAAGTTTTAATTGAATTTGCCATTAAAAAATCGCATATTATTTTAAATTTACAGTACACAATATTACATCTGCATGGGACTTTGTTGCAAACATTGGTGCATCAATGCATGGCATACTGAACAGCATTCTCCACATGATCCTCCGCACCATGAGTTTGCCTAGCCAGGCTGCTAAGATAAGTAAATATGCCTCACTGCAGGGGGCTGGGGTGCTCACATCTATCTTCTTATCAGAAGAGGTCTGGACAAAAGCCAGCTGCCctcactcagtgcctgattgatgTTGAATGTGGGGGGGAACTTGGGGGTGGGGTAAAGGTTGGTGGAGAAAAAGAAGGTAACTTAACACTGTAACATTAAAAGTCTGGATTTTGACTATGTTAAAAGTTATTATATCCTACATAGGATGAGAACTAATGGCCTGTGATTTTACATTTGCAAATTAGGGCTGCTCCTGTTCTGCACATGCGTAAAATCCAGTGTGATGACATTGGGTCCTGAACCCGACATTGGCACACGGTTTCCCATTAATCATCAAGCCTCCTGGCATGTTAAAATAAAATCATTAATCAGCAATTGAGCTTGTCAACAAGTTAATTGATCTAAATATTATGCCATAATGCAGTCGAGAGGGGGGGCGTCCATTTTTTAATCCTCTGAGGTGCAaacatgggagggtgggggtgcatGCTCTGGCAGGGTGGCCCGTGGGCATCAGGGGCAAGAGCCCCACAATGATACCCCCTTTGTGTCTCCCCACCCCCTcgtcagtcccaccctcccttgaGTGCCTCGTCCTCGCCGGAAGGTTTATTTGAGTCGGGATCCATTGCTGTGTTTAGATTAGCCAGCAACATCAAGAGTGGGACTTCTTCCACTGAGGAGTGGAAGCCTCACTCTCTGCTTCTTTAGGCCACCGCCAGTTTGTTATCACCGCAGGGCGGCCATTTAAAGTCAGTCGATTTACAATACGCCACCCCCTTTCACCAGGAAAACAGTCCATGAAACGTAAACCCCCCACCTTGTCAGACCACTTAATCCATACACTGATTAAACCACAGTTTCAGGTCTTTGCCTCTTGTAAATTATCATCTCAAAATGTGGGTAAATGAATAAAACCATCAATGCCTTGAAACATTAAAATACACAAAATTAAGTTAGTTAATTGCATCCGTTCTCTAATTGTCTAAGTTGGTGTTATTAATTTATTGCTGATTGCATGTATCAGTGTTAAACCTATATTATCATGCAGAATGCCTTCAACATTACCTAAAGGGAAGAATttcactgacctacacaagtaCCAGATCAAGGTGTGAGGTTGGAGTGAAATTAGTGGGAGCCATGCTAGTTTGTGCTAGGTTGGGTCATTTTAATTTTACTGATGGGAGGACCAGTTTTGGACATGCTTCCATCCATAAGGAGGATGGAAGCAAATTCAAATATCCTATTCAGGGTCATTTTACCAGACCATCAGCATTTTGCTAACAGCAGATCAACCTCTTGACAGGGGTGGGGCAAGGTCACCAACTGTACACAGGCAGCCTCCCAACGGTGTCCTGGGAGGAAGCAACGTTTTATTCAAAGGTGAGGGTGGGGGCGGGAGCGAGGCAGAGAAAGCAGCCCTGAGACCCTAATGATCACATCAGAAAGGTTTCACCTCTAGTAATATTTTTATGCTTTAAAAAAATGTCTTGTATTGGCTACTGGGCTCGTAGCATGATCAACATCCCAGGTGAGGCAGCTAAGGTTGCTGAGCTGCAGGCCCAATCAAATGGCTGGCATCTCTAAGGGTCCTTCACAGGACAGCACAGCATCCGTGGCAAGCAGCATATTCAGGAGCCTTTGTGAATTATTTTCTTTCGCTGTAATtcttccctgtctctctggttagcacagtgggctaagacagctggcttgtaatgcagaacaagaccagcagcacgggttcaattcctgtaccggccttcccgaacaggggccggaatgtggcgattaggggcttttcacagtaacttcattgaagccaacttgtgacaataagtgattattattatattattatttctaGATCTGCTCAGTTAGCATGTATCTTTCTGAGGATCTTTTTTACTCTTTCGGCTCTCTGTCCTTGCATGTTTCTGAGCATAAAATATGTTCTTTCTTCATCGGTATCAGTACTATTCATGTATACTGCATTTTACTTGAGTTAACATTTAAACCATTAAAAGTGTTCATAAAAGGTTAAACTGCTCATTAAAAATTAAAAATTCCTTTTGAGTGTTGAGGTCAGAAAGGACAAATGTACTTCAAACTTTTCCAGTATTGGCAGAGCTCCATGTGTTATGTAAGTCGCCTTCATTTTACTTGCATAACCCTGGATCGCCGAACAGGATGAAACCTGCCACTACCTGTGAGACCAGGGCACAAGACCCTTGCATAAAATGTCTGATTTGCATGGCTGTCTAATCTTTTTAAGAGTATTTAATGCCAGGAAATTCAGTGCAGACTTGCCACCTGCCCCTAAGCCGAAGTTCATCAGTTTCATTCAGTAGAATGACTGGCCCGGGTTCCACAGCAGGCTGAGAACTATCTGATTATTTTAAGGAATTAAGAGCTTAACAAAACACAACTGCAAAAAACCAAACAGGGGTCGTGCAGTGGAAAGCAAAACATTAACAATGCACCCTGTGACCTACCATTCAAGTCCCGCTCGGTTAATATCTTCCCACCAGCATTCTGTCGCCCGTCCCATCCCCGCCGAGGTAGGCATGCATTCGAAACTCCAAAGCCTGTCAGAACCTTCCGATTTCTCGTAGTAACTTTGTATCCCTACCAAAGCTTCCCCTGGATGACACTGGAAGTTGAAGCCTTGCCTATACTGATTGATCCAATACACCTCAGATGGCGGATAATTCTGACCATGAACCACAATGATCAGGGCTATGAGCAAGTAAGCACACTTGAGATGCATTTCTGCAGTCTGGATGCACTCTGTTGTATCCGCTATTTTATATGGCATGTAACATTTGGCAAACAGATGTTTCCAAGCCTGAATCCAAAAGCATTTATGACCTGACATGAAAGTATGTAATATGCTTTAAATCTAATACCCAGATTGTGAAACTGATGATATTCTTTTTAAGGTGGACTTTTAAGGAAATTTTCATTTTCTGTAACAAAGACAAAGGGGTAAATTCTCGGCTGGCCACCGCCAGTAGCAGGTTTTCAGATGTTGCAGCGAATCGAGCGTCTGCCGATAACGGGATCCGTGTTGGGCGCCATTCCTGTTCCAATGTTCCTGTCTCTTACAGGTGGCGGCAGTGAGCTACACGCCCCTCCCCGGCAGCGCCATGCGAAACCGCGATCTGCACGGATTTCAATATGATTTACAGGCTGGAAGTCCGATACTCCAGTCCTCCacgatgctccagccctctcagcCAGGAAGTAGTGCTAGTATTTACGAGTGGGATCCAGGTGTCATGGCCATTGGCTTTGCAAACTTTTGCTGGGGGGTATATGCCTGGACCTCAGGGAATCGTGAGGAACGACTCGGTGGCAAGTGTGTGGACTCGagctgttgctatatttactcactataaatatggcagtcaataaggttgcccttcttttgtctagatattgatattacattgctttcagagtcgccaggtatcaaatgataccaccacaaggttcaaccggatatcgatcaaagacccaacaacttgttagttagttcaagttcaataatactttatttacacacaagataaacttatacatgcaacataaatactacgaggtaaattacacctaacactctgacaacctgtacttaacttcaggcacccggcttaggtcagacgaacagtggcctttgttcgaatctggatctgctggatctggagaagtaactgtggttcagctaggctcatccatctggtagcaagcgttgaacttggacttgcttctggtcatggTGCTAAAGTTGGAGATtaacgttgccggagcaccaggtccaaaagagatcgaacacatggcagtgtctctctttatccttgggggctttcgcgctcttttgggcggtccttaggtttggacccaataattcggcatacttcgatcactgccttcgatctgagccaataaaggggcgggtgccttgatggctgggcatgttctaagaggtcattgaccttgctgtttatgcttcctgagtaaagggagtggcgccgatgtgtctggaattgtatcggatacctgagtaccagtcctttgtcttagggaaatgggtcattagaatgcaaatcagctgggggtttcgatactgtctggttctctgcttacaaatatacatttaggctctgagtcaGCCTGAATctggtattggccatatttcccttgagtctttgcaaatgtccatgtttctttgtaagtggccatcccagatggctacagagctgTCCCCCTCAAGAACGGGGTGCTCTGTCTGAGACCCCATTGCTGCAATACAATTATTTAAACCCACCCCCTAATtgcaacttacaggctcctggttgTTGAGGCTTCTGACTGCTCACAGAACCCTCCATATGCTCAGAGGGCCTCTGgtcatgtgaatccagacccagcAGTATCACCAAGACGATGGGCATGGCCATGCTCAATCGccggcccaccaggtgctggcactcctcagtgcactacTTAGAAATGTAGTCCCAaagcagagtcagcagggattaACAGAGCTCACCCAAATAAAGGAAACATGCACCGGTGCCACTAGAGCCCTCCGTGGCACACAGGCCCCCTCAGAGtaaaagcctcaccagtgacaccatCAGCTAGCTTGCCCCTGAGGATCACGAGCTGCTTCCAAACTCTGCTTGTCCACTGCATCCCTGATCCCGTCTATCCTGCCCCAcccaggaaacctgaccagctccctgtcacaacctgaaaatgaaatgaaatgaaaattgcttattgtcacaagtaggcttcaaatgaagttactgtgaaaagcccctagtcgccacattccggcgcctgttcggggaggctggtacgggaattgaaccgtgctgctggcctgccttggtctgctttaaaagccagcgatttagcccagtgtgctaaaccagcccctaaacctgtGCGTAAACCCAGGCTCCACAGAACTGTAGCTAAGGTCCCAACAGATGCACACATCTCTTGCTCACCCTCATCTGTTATACCTGCCAACACACTAGGCTCTTAGCATGGCGATGAATGGTTGTACAGTGTGaacatctccaccacacaaccagttgctAGTCTCTTGGTGGGCAGCACTAGGTTCACTCAGTAAGGAGACCCACGGTAAACCTCACTGTAAGAaacaggacagggtccacagagctAACACCGGTTACACAGCCACCAGTACCTCTGttggcagggatgggtggtgaggacaGAGGCTCCCACATCACAAATCAGGCGTCAGTCACTGATGGAGAATGTGGTGAAGTGTGGACCACATCATCTCTAAGGggctggggtgaggttgggggggggaacaTGTTGAGCGTGCCGGCAGCAGTACAATTCAGGGTGAGCATGTAATCTGTTGGCATTGGATAGTCATTGGAATCTTCATCTTGCTCCcattctctttctcttccccctccaccctcaAAGACATGGGCCTGGAATTGGCAGGGCAGTccgaaccggcgcggcgcgatccaatctggcgtcgggccacccggaagttgcggaatcctccgcacttccgggggctaggccggcgctggaggggttggcgccgcactaACCAGCGCTGAAGGGCTgctgccggctggcgcgagttggcacatgcgcaggactgacagcctgttctggcgcatgcgcagaaccaccggcgtgtttcctgcgcatgcgcagggtgtttcttctccgcgccggcaatgGCGGAGCCTTatagaggccggcacggagggaaagagtccccccacggcacaggcccgcccacagatcggtgggccccgatcgcagaccaAGCCACCGTGGGGCCCACCCCAGGGCTGGATGCCCCCATgccccccctgaggaccccgctaaccgtcctccaagccaggtcctgccgggaaGGACCAtggccatttcacgccggcgggtctGGTCGAAAACGGGTGGCTGtttggcccatcggggaccggggtattgccgggggggggggggggggtgccgttgccaacggcctccgaccggaGCGGCACGATCCCCGTCccagcccgaaaaccggcgccggagaattcagcagccggcggcggggcgggattcacgccccccccccctccccccccacccccaccccggcgattctccaacccggcggggggtcggagaatcccgcccatggatttcGGTATGCAGCTAGCTATGCTCGCTATCTACTTGGCCGCTGCTCTGGTGTGGATGCATGGTGGTGAAAGTGCCAGGGCCAGCCCACGGAGGACCTTGCACAAGAGGAGCTTGCTCCAGAACAgtaggagccagccggtgaggctgatgtgccagcatccaacagGCCGAGGTGGAGGTGTGAAGGAGACGCAACAACAGGCCAGGTGTATGCAGTTGGCACCTGTCCTTATAGAAGCTGCCGGACAGCATGTGCCaccgccgactccagctcaccagtGAGACCATGCGTCTCCTGTGCCAGATGTGCCACAACTGGCACAACtagggcagcacagttgcacagtggttagcactgtggcttcacagaaccagggtcccagggccctttcctcaaggGGGTGTGGACCTGAATATCTGTGGtgcctcctccagtcttctgcagctcctggtaattATGGGCAGCTTTATCCTTGTGGAAAGGACATAGTGAGACGCTGGGAGGCGAGTTTTATGGGGGTCTGCAGCTGGTGGCAtatgtgtgtgcaaggctcctggccaaaaAGGACAACACTTTATGTGTTGAGATTTGGTGAAGGGTAGCTTGTAAGGAAGGTGAAGGCAGGTGGGGTTCTGTTGGCCTCTAGGGAATTAGGGACTGATGTGAGGAGTGTGGGATGGGagtaatgccaggggcacagaggaggTGACTCACCCAAACTGCCCTAAGGATGTCTTTCATCTTCTTTCAGCATTGCGTGCCTGTCTTCCGAGTGAGGCTGGCAGCAccaacagcctctgccacctcatcccaggcattgTTGAGAATGGTGGGCTTGAGGTTTCGCCccatcctggggaagagggtgtccctccttttCTCAATGGCATCCAGCATTCTGTCCATCTCTGACACCTGGAACCTTGGAGCAGGTCTTCGTGCagacatcttcttggctggaatgacagtctgtaGTGGAGCTCTTAAAAGCCGCTGAAACTTGTCAGGCTATTAACACGATTCCTGATCCCAGTGAATCAGATGCCAGCTGAGGGGTTGTCTGCCTCATTGTCAGGTTTCTGTTACTGCATTTAATCTGATCTGCAGTATTGTTACGACTAACATTTAATAAACACAATCTTTAAAACCCAAAGGTTTCCGACTCCCCAGAGCGGTGGTATATATACCAGGGCAAAAGTGACTGCAACTGAGATGTTTCCTATTGgatggagagtctagaaccagggggacaCTGTATCAGAATAGGCAGTCGGTAGTATTAGCAAACAAAatctactaaatgaatatttttcgtcagtattcactcaggaaaaagataatgttgtggaggagaatgctgagccccaggctaatagaatagatggcattgaggtacgtagggaagaggtgttggcaattctggacaggctgaaaatagataagtccccgggacctgatgggatttatcctaggattctctgggaggccagggaagagattgctggacctttggctttgatttttatgtcatcattggctacaggaatagtgccagaggactggaggacagcaaatgtggtccctttgttcaaaaaggggagcagagacaaccccggcaactatagaccggtgagcctcacgtctgtagtgggtaaagtcttggaggggattataagagacaagatttataatcatttagataggaataatatgatcatggatagtcagcatggctttgtgaagggtaggtcatgcctcacaaaccttattgagttctttgagaaggtgactgaacaggtagacgagggtagagcagttgatgtggtgtatatggatttcagcaaagcgtttgataaggttccccacggtaggctattgtaaaaaatacggaggctggggattgagggtgatttagagatgtggatcagaaattggctagctgaaagaagacagagggtggtggttgatgggaaatgttcagaatggagtacagtcacaagtggagtaccataaggatctgttctggggccgttactgtttgtcatttttatcaatgacctagaggaaggcgcagaagggtgggtgagtaaatttgcagatgatactaaagtcggtggtgttgtcgatagtgtggaaggatgtagcaggttacagagggatatagataagctgcagagctgggctgagaggtggcaaatggagtttaatgtagagaagtgtgaggtgattcactttggaaggaataacaggaatgcggaatatttggctaatggtaaagttcttgaaagtgtggatgagcagagggatctaggtgtccatgtacatagatccctgaaagttgccacccaggttgatagggttgtgaagaaggcctatggagtgttggcctttattggtagagggattgagttccggagtcgggaggtcatgttgcagctgtacagaactctggtacggccgcatttggagtattgcgtacagttctggtcaccgcattataggaaggacgtggaggctttggagcgggtgcagaggagatttaccaggatgttgcctggtatggagggaaaatcttatgaggaaaggctgatggacttgaggttgttttcgttggagagaagaaggttaagaggagacttaatagaggcatacaaaatgatcagggggttagatagggtggacagtgagagccttctcccgcggatggaaatggctggcacgagggaacataactttaaactgaggggtaatagatataggactgaggtcagaggtcagaggtaggttctttacgcaaagagtagtgaggccgtggaatgccctacctgctacagtagtgaactcgccaacattgagagcatttaaaagtttattggataaacatatggatgataatggcatagtgtaggttagatggcttttgttttggtgcaacatcgtgggccgaagggcctgtactgcgctgtattgttctatgttctatgttctatatacgtgGCAGGGTGGATTTAGACCAGTCAAATCCTAGGAGGGTATTCACAGTATGCACTATGTAGTGGGAGGACATGAATTAATTGTCCTCCTGCTGTTGAAACACAGTGATAGGAGGGCAAAAGTGACTGCAACTGAGATGTTTCCTATTGgatggagagtctagaaccagggggacaCTGTATCAGAATAGGCAGTCGGTAGTAttagcaaacaaaatttgacactgggcCATATTCATGGCCTAAAATTTGTAATCAATGTCAAAGGAATGATGCACGTTCTGACCTCAGTAAAAGATTTAGCAGGCACAATTTCCTCTTTTTTGACAGTAGTTTAAATTTGATTCCTTCTACAGGTGATCGGTGACGTTCAGCAACATGGAAGGCAGCAAGAAAGTTGATCAGACAATCATACTGAATAGTCCTTAAATgcagcaaaacaaagaacaaaagaacaaagaaatgtacagcacaggaacaggccgttcggccctccaagcccgtgccgaccatgctgcccgactaaactaaaatcttcgacacttcctg contains:
- the dpt gene encoding dermatopontin yields the protein MPYKIADTTECIQTAEMHLKCAYLLIALIIVVHGQNYPPSEVYWINQYRQGFNFQCHPGEALVGIQSYYEKSEGSDRLWSFECMPTSAGMGRATECWWEDINRAGLEWYQTCSNNGIVAGIQSQYFDAVLDREWQFYCCKYSRRCPYGCWLTTDVPEQYEEEGHFVMQNYGFFIRGASTTFSGVQRDRQWKYIICRMTDYDCDYDNL